GGGTACGCATCAGATCTCTGACCCGCCTTCATCTGTCGGTCTGTCAGCCGGCGTCTCCGGCTCGCGTCTCAGGCCCTCGGCGTCGACGGCGGACCGGAAGGCCCGCCCGAACGCGCGGCGGCGCAGGGCGAGGAGGAGGCAGTCCCTCCCGGGGTGCAGCCAGGCACCCCGGCCGGGACGGCGCCGCTCGGGATCCCAGACGACGGATGGGGGTTCCGTCGAGGGGTCCAGCGCGACGCGCACCAGCTCTTGCTGGTCCGCCCTCGACCGGCATCCGATGCAGGTGCGCACGACCGTCCGGGACGTCATGCGCTCACCCCTCACGGGCGTCGGATCGAGAAAGGACCTCAACCATCCTAGCGCGTCCGGCCGCGGATCTGTTCCCGGCCCGGCTCAGCGGGCCGGGGCGGAGACGTCCGAGCCGTCGCCCACGATGTCGATGCGCCAGCCGGTGAGCTTGGCCGCGAGGCGGGCGTTCTGGCCCTCCTTGCCGATGGCCAGGGACAGCTGGTGCTCGGGCACGACGGCGCGGGCGGAGTGCTGGTCGGCGTCGAGGACCTCCACGGACACGGTCTTGGCCGGGGACAGGGCGTTGGCGATCATCTGCGCCGGGTCCTCGGCGTGCTCGACGATGTCGATCTTCTCGTCGTTGAGCTCCGTCATCACGGCGCGCACGCGGCTGCCCATCTCGCCGATCGAGGCGCCCTTGGCGTTCACGCCGGGGCGGGTGGCGCGCACGGCCATCTTGGTGCGGTGGCCGGCCTCGCGGGCGAGCGCCGTGATCTCCACGGAGCCGTCGGCGATCTCCGGGACCTCCAGCTCGAAGAGCTTGCGCACCAGGCCCGGGTGGGAGCGGGACACGGTGACGGAGGGGCCCTTGTTGCCGCGGGTGGCGGAGACCACGTAGGCGCGCAGGCGGCGGCCGTGCGAGTAGTCCTCGCCCGGCACCTGCTCGGGCGGGGGCAGGACGGCCTCGAGCGTGCCCAGGTTCACCTGGATCATCTGGCGGTTCACGCCCTGCTGGATGACGCCGGAGACGAGCTCACCCTCCTTGTCCTTGAACTCGCCGAGGACCTTGTCGTCGTCCTCCTCGCGCATGCGCTGGATCATCACCTGGCGGGCGGTGGAGGCGGCCACGCGGCCGAAGCCGTTGGGGGTGTCGTCGAACTCGCCGATGGGCGTGCCGTCCTCGTCCAGCTCCGTGGCCCACACCGTGACGTGGCCGGAGACCCGGTCGATCTCCACGCGCGCGCGCTTCAGGGCGCCGGGGGTGCGGTGGTACGCCATGAGCAGGGCCTGCTCGATGGTGGGGATCAGGCGGTCCATCGGGATCTCCCGCTCCGCCTCCAGCATGCGCAGCGCGCTCATGTCGATGTCCAACTCATGCCTCCGTGTGCTCGGCCGTCTGCTCGCCCGCGGCCGCGGCGTCGGCGGCCTGCTGAGCGGGGGTCCACTCTACCTGCACCACGGCCGGGCCGAGGCGGGCCAGCTCCACGCGCTGCGCGGGGAGCTGCTTGGCCTTCATGCCCTTCTTCGCGCCGGGGCGCACCTCGGCCAGCTCGACGGCGTCCTCGTCCGCCGCGAGCAGGCGGGCGGTGAAGGGCTCGCCGCCGTCCACGGCCACCTCCACGAGGCGGCCGACGTTGCGGGCGAAGTGGCGCGGCTGCGTGAGCGGGCGGTCCACGCCCGCCGTGGTCAGCTCGAGCAGGTACTCCCCCGCGCCGACGCCGGGCACGTGGTCCCCGAGGGCGTCCAGGGCGGCGGAGACGCGACCGCTGAGCCCGGCCAGCTCGTCCAGGCTCAGGCCCTCGGTGCCGGAGGCGCGGTCCACGACCACCTCGACGGTGGGATGGGCGGCCGAGCCGGCGACCCGGACCTCCTCCACCACCACGTCGGCGGAGGCCAGGGCCTCCTCGACGCGGGCGCGCAGGGAGGCGGCGTCGTCGTGGCGGTCGGTGCTGTCCATGGGGGTACCTCGCTGGTCTGTTCGGGTCGGTCGGGGACGGGTCGGGACGGGGTCAGCGCCGAGCCTATCCGGCGGCCCGGGGCGGGGCCGAGGCCTCCGCCCCGGGCCGCGGCGGGCGCGGCCCGGGGACGGGTCAGGGCAGGAGCGGGGCGAGCGTGTCCGCCCCGACCTTGACGATCAGCGCGGCCACCACGATCAGGTAGACGACCCGGATGAAGCCGGTGCCGCGCGCGATCGCCATGCGCGCCCCCACGTAGCCGCCCACCAGGTTGGCCGCGCCGAGCAGCAGGCCCAGGCCCAGCACGGCGTGGCCGGCAGGGATGAAGAACGCGAGCGCGCCGAGGTTCGTGGCGAGGTTCACGATCTTCGCCTGGGCCGAGGCGTGCAGGAAGTCGAACTTCAGCAGCAGCACGAGGCCCAGGATCAGGAACGTGCCCGTGCCGGGGCCGAGCACGCCGTCGTAGAAGCCCACCGCGGCGCCCAGGGCCACGGCCCGGGCCACCGCGGTGCGGCGCTCCGGGCCCACGCCGGCAGTCTTCCCCAGGCTGGGGCGCACCGCCGTGAACACGGCGACGGCGATCAGCGCCACGAGGATCACCGGGCGGATCACGCCGGCCGGCAGGCTCGCGGCCACCACGGCCCCGGCCAGGGCCGCGACGAAGGCGACCGCCGCCATCGGCAGCGCCGTGGACAGGTCCTGCCGCAGCCGCCGCCGGTAGGTGATCGCCGACGTCGCCGTGCCGAACACCGAGCCCATCTTGTTGGTGGCCAGCGCCTGCACCGGGCTCAGCCCGGGCACGAGCAGCAGCGCGGGCAGCTGCAGCAGCCCGCCCCCGCCCACGACGGCGTCGATCCAGCCCGCCGCGAAGCCCGCGGCGAGCACCAGCGCGATGAGTCCGGCGGTCAGCTCGACGGCGCCGAACCAGTCAGCGCCCGTCGCGCACCTCGGCCACGACGGCGTCGACGGCCTCGGCCACCGGCACCGAGCGGGCCTCGCCGGTGGCGCGGTCCTTGACCTCCACCACGCCGTCCGCCAGCCCGCGGCCGACCACCACGGAGGTGGGCAGGCCGATGAGCTCCACGTCGCCGAACTTCACGCCGGCCGAGACCTTCGGGCGGTCGTCGAAGAGCACGGTGAGGCCCGCGGCCTCGAGCCCGGCGACGATCTGCTCGGCGGCCTCGAACACCTCAGCGCCCTTGCCGGTGGCGAGCACGTGCACGTCGGCCGGGGCCACCGCGCGGGGCCACACGAGGCCCTTCTCGTCCCGGTGGGACTCGGCGATCGCGGCCACGGCGCGGGTGACGCCGATGCCGTAGGAGCCCATGGTCACCACGACCTGCTTGCCGTTCTGGTCCAGGACCTTCAGGTCCAGGGCCTCGGCGTACTTGCGGCCGAGCTGGAAGATGTGGCCCATCTCGATGCCGCGGCGGGCCGTCAGGGGGCCGGAGCCGTCCGGGGCCTCGTCGCCGTCGCGCACCACGGTGGCCTCCACGACGCCGTCCCAGCCGAAGTCGCGGCCGGCCACGAGGCCGAACACGTGACGCTGGTCCGCGTTGGCGCCCGTGATCCAGGCGGTGCCGGCGGCGATGCGCGGGTCCACGAGGAAGGGCAGGCCGGAGACGGACTCCGCGCCGAGCACGGGGGCGCCGCCGTCCGGGCCGGCGCCGGGGCCGATGTAGCCCTTGACCAGGGACGGGTGGCGGCGCAGGTCCTCCTCGGTGGCGGCCTCGACGCCGGGCTCGCCGCTCAGGCCGAGGGCCGGGGCCACCGTGGTCTCGAGGCGCTTGAGGTCCACCTCGCGGTCCCCGGGGACGGCCACGACGAACTGGCGGCGCTCGTCGCCGTCGAGCACGGCGGTGAGGACCACGCACTTGAGGGTGTCCGCGGCGGTCCACGCGCCCTCGGCGCGGGGGGCCAGCTCGTTGGCGACGTCCACGAGGGCGGCGATGGTGGTGGAGGCGGGGGTCTCCTTGACCTCGGGCGCCGGCAGCGCGGCCATGGCGGCCTCGTCCAGCGGGGCCGGGGCCACCGTGGTCACGGCCTCCACGTTGGCGCGGTAGCCGCCCGGGGACTCCACGAAAGTGTCCTCCCCGATGGCGCAGGGGTGCAGGAACTCCTCGGAGCGCGAGCCGCCCATGGCCCCGGCGGTGGCCTCGACGGCCACGGTCTCCAGACCCAGGCGGGCGAAGATGCGCTCGTAGGCGGCGCGGTGGGCCTCGTAGGCCTCGTCCAGGCCGGCGTCGTCCACGGTGAAGGAGTAGGAGTCCTTCATCACGAAGTCGCGCACGCGCAGCAGGCCCGCGCGGGGGCGGGACTCGTCCCGGTACTTGGTCTGGATCTGGTACAGGTACGCCGGCAGGTCCTTGTACGAGGAGTAGTGGTCCTTCACCAGGAGGGTGAACATCTCCTCGTGGGTGGGGGCCAGCAGCAGGTCGGCGCCCTTGCGGTCCTGCACGCGGAAGATGCCGTCCCCGTACTCGTCCCAGCGGCCCGTGGCCTCGTAGGGCTCCTTGGGCAGCAGCGCCGGGAAGTGCACCTCCTGGCCGCCGATCGCGTCCATCTCCTCGCGCACGATCTGCTCCACGCGGCGCAGCACGCGCAGGCCCAGCGGCAGCCAGGTGAAGGTGCCGAAGCCGGCGCGGCGGATCATGCCGGCGCGGACCAGCAGGCGATGGCTCGCGACCTCGGCGTCGGCCGGGTCGTCGCGCAGGGTCCGCAGGAACAGGGTGGACATGCGCAGGGCCATGGTGACTCCTCGGGGCAGGGACGGGGCGGGTCGATCCTATCCCCCGGCGCGCCGGCCACGGGGCCGCCGGACTCAGTAGAGAACGGTGGCGAAGGTGCCGCGCCGCTCGAACCCCACGCGCTCGTAGGTGCGCAGGGCTGGGGTGTTGTACGCGTTGACGTAGAGGCTCACCACGGGGGCCTGCAGGCGCACGTACTCCACGACGGCGGCCATCGCCGCGGCCGCCAGCCCGCGCCCGCGCGCGGCGGGGGCCATCCACACGCCCTGGATCTGGGCGCAGCGGGAGGAGAGCAGCCCGATGTCCGCCTTGAACCGCAGCGGCCCGCCCGCGTCCGCCGGCCCCGGGTCGATGAACACGCGCCCGGCGCGGATCAGCCGCTCCACGCGGTCCCGGTACTGGGCGGCGCCCCCGAGGAACGGGGAGAAGCCGAGCTCCTCCTCGAACATCGCGGCGCTGGCCGGCAGCACGCGCTCGAAGTCACGCGGGTGCGCCTGGACCACGTGCGGGCTGGTCTCGGCGGCGCCGTCCGCGCCCAGCACCAGCAGCGGCTGGTCCTCGCGCACCGACCGGGCCCGGTGGCCCGCGGCGGCCAGCGCCGAGCCGACGGCGAGCACCGGCTCCGAGGGCCCGTACAGGGACCCGTACC
The sequence above is a segment of the Micrococcus endophyticus genome. Coding sequences within it:
- a CDS encoding YlxR family protein — its product is MTSRTVVRTCIGCRSRADQQELVRVALDPSTEPPSVVWDPERRRPGRGAWLHPGRDCLLLALRRRAFGRAFRSAVDAEGLRREPETPADRPTDEGGSEI
- the nusA gene encoding transcription termination factor NusA, producing the protein MDIDMSALRMLEAEREIPMDRLIPTIEQALLMAYHRTPGALKRARVEIDRVSGHVTVWATELDEDGTPIGEFDDTPNGFGRVAASTARQVMIQRMREEDDDKVLGEFKDKEGELVSGVIQQGVNRQMIQVNLGTLEAVLPPPEQVPGEDYSHGRRLRAYVVSATRGNKGPSVTVSRSHPGLVRKLFELEVPEIADGSVEITALAREAGHRTKMAVRATRPGVNAKGASIGEMGSRVRAVMTELNDEKIDIVEHAEDPAQMIANALSPAKTVSVEVLDADQHSARAVVPEHQLSLAIGKEGQNARLAAKLTGWRIDIVGDGSDVSAPAR
- the rimP gene encoding ribosome maturation factor RimP, encoding MDSTDRHDDAASLRARVEEALASADVVVEEVRVAGSAAHPTVEVVVDRASGTEGLSLDELAGLSGRVSAALDALGDHVPGVGAGEYLLELTTAGVDRPLTQPRHFARNVGRLVEVAVDGGEPFTARLLAADEDAVELAEVRPGAKKGMKAKQLPAQRVELARLGPAVVQVEWTPAQQAADAAAAGEQTAEHTEA
- a CDS encoding TSUP family transporter; the encoded protein is MLAAGFAAGWIDAVVGGGGLLQLPALLLVPGLSPVQALATNKMGSVFGTATSAITYRRRLRQDLSTALPMAAVAFVAALAGAVVAASLPAGVIRPVILVALIAVAVFTAVRPSLGKTAGVGPERRTAVARAVALGAAVGFYDGVLGPGTGTFLILGLVLLLKFDFLHASAQAKIVNLATNLGALAFFIPAGHAVLGLGLLLGAANLVGGYVGARMAIARGTGFIRVVYLIVVAALIVKVGADTLAPLLP
- a CDS encoding proline--tRNA ligase, giving the protein MALRMSTLFLRTLRDDPADAEVASHRLLVRAGMIRRAGFGTFTWLPLGLRVLRRVEQIVREEMDAIGGQEVHFPALLPKEPYEATGRWDEYGDGIFRVQDRKGADLLLAPTHEEMFTLLVKDHYSSYKDLPAYLYQIQTKYRDESRPRAGLLRVRDFVMKDSYSFTVDDAGLDEAYEAHRAAYERIFARLGLETVAVEATAGAMGGSRSEEFLHPCAIGEDTFVESPGGYRANVEAVTTVAPAPLDEAAMAALPAPEVKETPASTTIAALVDVANELAPRAEGAWTAADTLKCVVLTAVLDGDERRQFVVAVPGDREVDLKRLETTVAPALGLSGEPGVEAATEEDLRRHPSLVKGYIGPGAGPDGGAPVLGAESVSGLPFLVDPRIAAGTAWITGANADQRHVFGLVAGRDFGWDGVVEATVVRDGDEAPDGSGPLTARRGIEMGHIFQLGRKYAEALDLKVLDQNGKQVVVTMGSYGIGVTRAVAAIAESHRDEKGLVWPRAVAPADVHVLATGKGAEVFEAAEQIVAGLEAAGLTVLFDDRPKVSAGVKFGDVELIGLPTSVVVGRGLADGVVEVKDRATGEARSVPVAEAVDAVVAEVRDGR
- a CDS encoding GNAT family N-acetyltransferase, with the translated sequence MPRWSPSTDRQVRAATGGRVRLLTDADTPALAALSARAPVSNVFVDSLLEAGRLAGPRGGAAGTLFLGIDAGEGCDDDGGAPDGAPVAGLRAGLWVGSNVVPVAAAETPDAGWAPGDAEALGAAAVALRRRYGSLYGPSEPVLAVGSALAAAGHRARSVREDQPLLVLGADGAAETSPHVVQAHPRDFERVLPASAAMFEEELGFSPFLGGAAQYRDRVERLIRAGRVFIDPGPADAGGPLRFKADIGLLSSRCAQIQGVWMAPAARGRGLAAAAMAAVVEYVRLQAPVVSLYVNAYNTPALRTYERVGFERRGTFATVLY